Proteins co-encoded in one Dryobates pubescens isolate bDryPub1 chromosome 4, bDryPub1.pri, whole genome shotgun sequence genomic window:
- the METTL22 gene encoding methyltransferase-like protein 22: MVDVIEKEMDNPTFKSDTVLSDVHLHCPNKRHLMVRLNAVGQPVFLSYFKLLWDTDLASEKREREATIEREHQDRSGDELCDKEGNNLRELNSEVEALLDDDGDLEVVRRPRSASDLEADLLRDRVCPVILMKGEEDAFEDEEQKCTCSDAVKIEHTMATPLEDVGKQVWRAAFLLADYIVFKRDVFRRCSVLELGGGTGITSIIMGTVAKRVYCTDVGEDLLAMCEQNVALNKHLMELGRGEVKVKELDWLKDEFCTDPEAPYSWSEEEIADLHDHCTVIMAADVFYDDDLTDALFRTLYRITHNLRNSCTVYLALEKRLNFTLRHMDVTCEAYSHFRNTLNDLENLQDSRIKYSVEPIKVDFCQALVYERIEQLELWKITAEQLT, encoded by the exons ATGGTAGATGTAATAGAGAAAGAGATGGATAACCCCACGTTTAAAAGTGACACTGTGCTTTCTGATGTTCACTTACACTGTCCAAACAAAAGACATCTCATGGTACGATTAAATGCAGTTGGACAACCAG TATTTCTGTCCTATTTCAAACTCCTTTGGGACACAGATTTGGCATCTGAGAAACGCGAGAGAGAAGCTACAATAGAAAGAGAGCATCAGGACAGAAGTGGAGATGAGCTGTGTGACAAGGAGGGAAATAATCTAAGAGAATTAAATAGTGAAGTAGAAGCTCTGCTAGATGATGATGGAGACTTGGAAGTGGTCAGAAGACCTCGAAGTGCCTCTGATTTAGAAGCAGATCTTTTGAGGGATAGAGTGTGTCCTGTAATTCTAATGAAAGGGGAAGAAGATGCTTTTGAAGATGAAGAACAAAAATGCACTTGCAGTGATGCTGTTAAAATAG AACACACCATGGCAACGCCCTTAGAAGATGTTGGTAAACAA gTCTGGCGTGCAGCCTTTCTTCTTGCTGATTACATTGTGTTTAAACGAGACGTGTTTAGGCGTTGCTCGGTGCTAGAGCTTGGAGGTGGCACTGGAATCACAAGCATTATCATGGGAACAGTTGCCAAGAGAGTGTATTGCACAG ATGTTGGTGAAGATCTTCTGGCCATGTGTGAGCAAAATGTTGCATTAAACAAACACCTGATGGAACTGGGAA GAGGAGAAGTCAAAGTAAAAGAGCTGGACTGGCTGAAAGATGAATTCTGCACTG ATCCTGAAGCTCCTTACAGCTGGTCTGAGGAAGAGATTGCTGATTTGCATGACCACTGTACTGTGATAATGGCAGCTGATG TGTTCTATGATGATGACCTGACAGATGCCTTGTTCAGAACGCTGTATAGAATCACACACAACTTGAGAAATTCTTGCACAGTTTACCTAGCACTGGAAAAGAG GCTGAACTTCACTTTAAGACATATGGATGTTACATGTGAAGCCTACAGTCATTTTAGAAATACTCTAAATGATTTGGAGAACCTCCAGGACAGCAGAATTAAATACAGTGTGGAGCCCATTAAGGTTGATTTCTGCCAGGCTCTCGTTTATGAACGAATTGAGCAGTTG GAATTGTGGAAGATCACTGCTGAACAGCTAACATGA